In endosymbiont of unidentified scaly snail isolate Monju, the following are encoded in one genomic region:
- a CDS encoding phosphate signaling complex PhoU family protein produces MAGSELRPVDPARIQDKLDQMVELARGELELALMALETQAPEQAQAVMERDVGLGQLYRIVEQACLDALAGEGRSVEAREVVGCLQIAGELVRIGGHARDIAAIVLAMDSADFSGPMEKLSRMGDLVLEMLAQVGEAVTNRDLSLAQRVAAEDREVDELDEETVSSLLMTLMTAPDRSMHSTHLLWIAYHLERIGDRVGNIADRVDFMANVS; encoded by the coding sequence ATGGCAGGCAGTGAGCTTCGGCCGGTGGACCCGGCGCGCATCCAGGACAAGCTCGACCAGATGGTCGAGCTGGCACGGGGCGAGCTGGAACTGGCATTGATGGCGCTCGAGACCCAGGCGCCCGAGCAGGCGCAGGCAGTGATGGAGCGCGATGTCGGCCTGGGCCAACTCTATCGTATCGTCGAGCAGGCCTGCCTGGACGCGCTGGCGGGCGAAGGTCGTTCCGTCGAAGCGCGCGAGGTGGTCGGTTGCCTGCAGATAGCCGGCGAGCTGGTGCGTATCGGCGGGCATGCCCGGGACATTGCCGCCATCGTGCTGGCCATGGATTCGGCGGATTTCTCCGGCCCAATGGAAAAGCTCTCGCGCATGGGCGACCTGGTACTGGAGATGCTGGCCCAGGTCGGCGAGGCAGTGACCAATCGCGACCTGTCACTGGCACAGCGGGTGGCTGCCGAGGACCGCGAGGTAGATGAACTGGACGAGGAGACCGTGTCCAGCCTGCTGATGACACTGATGACCGCACCCGATCGCAGCATGCACTCTACCCATCTGTTGTGGATCGCCTATCACCTCGAGCGCATCGGCGACCGGGTCGGCAACATCGCCGATCGTGTCGACTTCATGGCAAATGTTTCGTGA
- a CDS encoding Na/Pi cotransporter family protein, whose translation MRRLLLPTILAVLAYGFWLSPDFREISAGVAIFLFGMLSLEEGFKAFTGGGLEGVLRRTTGTLWKSLGFGIVTTALMQSSSLVSVITISFLSAGLLGLREGIGIIFGANLGTTTGAWLIAGLGLKVKIAEYAMPLLVFGVILLLQRGRTLRGAGYVLAGLGFLFLGIHYMKEGFESFRALIDLTRYALPGWQGLLSYTALGLLATVILQSSHATLVLILTALSSGQITYENALALAIGANLGTTITAVLGAIGANAAGRRLAAAHVLFNLVTGLVTILLMRPILVVVEWLAGGLGLADGEYTLRLALFHTLFNLLGIAIMLPQTERLLAWLSRLFRTRRPRVVRARYLNAAVLEVPDAAMASLRKEMRHLFEQAFGILAHGLNLHRETLVSDFDLDRLIEAPPRQGDYDIEAHYERKLKQLYSDIIDFASRLRAQLPERREADLHALRNAARGIVEAVKEVKHMRGNLVRYTGHENAYIRGEYNRLRAMLARILRLIHRLVVERRPDVGEAALERLAAEVRQAETALDERLDQLIRHQRITSRMATSLMNDAGYAFNAARALIRAGEVLYRAAADEPPRQRSVEQGLRG comes from the coding sequence ATGCGTCGCCTGCTGCTCCCGACCATCCTGGCGGTCCTGGCCTATGGCTTCTGGCTGAGTCCGGATTTTCGCGAGATCAGCGCCGGGGTGGCGATCTTCCTGTTCGGCATGCTGTCGCTGGAGGAAGGGTTCAAGGCCTTCACCGGCGGTGGCCTGGAGGGAGTGCTGCGGCGAACCACCGGGACGCTCTGGAAGTCCCTGGGTTTCGGCATCGTCACTACCGCACTCATGCAGTCCAGCTCGCTGGTCTCGGTGATCACCATTTCCTTTCTGAGTGCCGGACTGTTGGGGCTGCGTGAGGGCATCGGCATCATTTTCGGCGCCAACCTGGGGACCACCACCGGCGCCTGGCTGATCGCCGGCCTGGGGCTCAAGGTGAAGATCGCCGAGTATGCCATGCCTCTGCTGGTATTCGGTGTCATCCTGCTGTTGCAGCGCGGCCGGACACTGCGCGGCGCGGGCTATGTGCTGGCCGGCCTGGGCTTCCTGTTCCTCGGTATCCACTACATGAAGGAGGGGTTCGAGTCCTTTCGGGCGCTCATCGATCTCACTCGTTACGCCTTGCCGGGATGGCAGGGGCTGTTGAGCTACACCGCGCTTGGCCTGCTGGCCACCGTGATCCTGCAATCCAGTCACGCTACCCTGGTGCTCATCCTCACCGCCTTGTCCAGCGGCCAGATCACCTACGAGAATGCCCTGGCGCTGGCCATTGGTGCCAATCTCGGCACCACCATCACCGCCGTGCTGGGTGCGATCGGCGCCAATGCGGCCGGGCGTCGGCTGGCGGCCGCGCACGTGCTGTTCAATCTGGTCACCGGCCTGGTGACCATCCTGCTGATGCGTCCCATCCTGGTGGTGGTGGAGTGGCTGGCAGGCGGGCTGGGGCTGGCGGACGGTGAATACACTCTGCGGCTGGCCCTGTTCCACACCCTGTTCAACCTGCTCGGTATCGCCATCATGCTGCCGCAGACAGAACGCCTGCTGGCCTGGCTGAGCAGGCTGTTCCGCACCCGCCGGCCCCGCGTGGTGCGTGCGCGTTATCTCAACGCCGCGGTACTGGAGGTGCCCGACGCGGCCATGGCCTCGCTGCGCAAGGAGATGCGTCACCTGTTCGAGCAGGCCTTCGGCATCCTGGCGCACGGCCTCAACCTGCACCGCGAGACCCTCGTCTCGGATTTCGATCTCGATCGTCTGATCGAGGCACCGCCACGGCAGGGAGACTACGACATCGAGGCCCATTACGAGCGCAAGCTCAAGCAGCTCTACAGCGACATCATCGACTTTGCCAGCCGCCTGCGCGCGCAACTGCCGGAACGCCGCGAGGCCGATCTGCACGCTCTGCGCAATGCCGCCCGTGGCATCGTCGAGGCGGTCAAGGAGGTCAAGCACATGCGTGGCAACCTGGTGCGTTACACCGGGCACGAGAATGCGTACATCCGTGGTGAGTACAATCGCCTGCGGGCCATGCTGGCGCGCATATTGCGCCTGATCCATCGGTTGGTGGTCGAGCGCCGCCCCGATGTCGGTGAAGCGGCGCTGGAGCGGCTGGCTGCAGAGGTCCGGCAGGCCGAGACGGCCCTGGACGAGCGCCTGGACCAGTTGATCCGCCACCAGCGCATCACCTCCCGGATGGCCACCTCGCTGATGAACGATGCCGGTTATGCCTTCAATGCGGCCAGGGCGCTGATCCGTGCGGGTGAGGTGCTCTACCGCGCTGCCGCGGACGAACCGCCGCGTCAGCGTTCGGTCGAACAGGGACTGCGCGGCTGA
- the metH gene encoding methionine synthase codes for MQPDRTEELRELLARRILILDGAMGTMIQRHGLEEADYRGERFADWPSELKGNNDLLALTLPQIIRGIHEQYLQAGADIIETNTFNGTRVSMSDYGMEDLAWEINHAATRLAREVADQYSTPEKPRFVAGVLGPTSRTLSISPDVNDPGYRAITFGELEAQYHEATDALVRGGADILLIETIFDTLNAKAAIFAVERYFEEKGIRLPIMISGTITDASGRTLSGQVTEAFYNSLRHARPISMGLNCALGPDLLRQYVEELSRVSETYVSAHPNAGLPNEFGEYDLGPEAMAAEVAEWAASGFLNIVGGCCGSTPEHIAAIAAAVADKAPRALPAIEPACRLSGLEPFNITEDSLFVNVGERANVTGSAKFKRLILNEEYEEALDVCRAQVEDGAQIVDVNMDEGMLDGKAAMVRFLNLMAAEPDIARVPVMIDSSKWEILEAGLQCVQGKPIVNSISMKEGEDKFREQARLCRRYGAAVIVMAFDEQGQADTFERKIEICERAYRILVDELDFPAEDIIFDPNIFAVATGIEEHNNYAVDFIEATRWIKQHLPHALVSGGVSNVSFSFRGNNPVREAIHAVFLYHAIQAGMDMGIVNAGQLAVYDELPEELRNAVEDVILNRDPEAGDRLVDLAPKYAGDGSTAEKKDDLEWRGWDVVEKRLEYALVKGITEYIDEDTEEARQKLGRPLDVIEGPLMAGMNVVGDLFGQGKMFLPQVVKSARVMKKAVAYLEPFLEAEKAECGAEAAGKVLMATVKGDVHDIGKNIVGVVLQCNSYEVIDLGVMVPADRILQTAKDEGADIIGLSGLITPSLDEMVHVAKEMKRQGFTIPLMIGGATTSKAHTAVKIEPEYEHGVVYVPDASRAVGVASALLSDDQKPAFLAALKEEYEQVRQARAGKQKRQDLVTLEEARANRTPIDWSQAPIVPPRHPGITVLDDIDLHEIVPYIDWTFFFHAWQLRGRFPKILDDPEKGEEARKLYADAQAMLERILDEGWLKACAVVGLFPANAVGDDIEIYTDETRSQVRTVLHNLRKQGRQPEGKYNESLADYIAPKETGIADWIGGFAATAGIGIDDKLAEFEADHDDYQAIMLKALADRLAEALTEWLHRKVRIELWGYAADENLDNDDLIAERYQGIRPAMGYPASPDHTEKDLLWELLDAQANTGIWLTESKAMVPTAALSGLYFAHPEARYFAVGKIARDQIEDYARRKGMPVKEIEKWPGQNLAYDN; via the coding sequence ATGCAACCCGACCGTACCGAAGAACTCCGAGAGCTGCTTGCCCGGCGCATCCTGATCCTGGACGGCGCCATGGGCACCATGATTCAGCGCCACGGGCTGGAGGAGGCCGACTACCGCGGCGAGCGCTTCGCCGACTGGCCTTCCGAGCTGAAGGGCAACAACGACCTGCTGGCGCTCACCCTGCCGCAGATCATCCGCGGCATCCACGAGCAGTACCTGCAGGCGGGTGCCGACATCATCGAGACCAACACCTTCAACGGCACCAGGGTGTCGATGTCCGACTACGGCATGGAAGATCTGGCCTGGGAGATCAATCACGCCGCCACTCGCCTGGCGCGCGAGGTGGCCGACCAGTACAGCACGCCCGAGAAGCCGCGTTTCGTCGCCGGGGTGTTGGGACCGACCAGTCGTACCCTGTCGATCTCGCCGGACGTGAACGATCCAGGCTACCGAGCCATCACCTTCGGCGAGCTGGAGGCCCAGTATCACGAGGCGACGGATGCCCTGGTGCGGGGCGGGGCCGACATCCTGCTGATCGAGACCATTTTCGACACCCTCAACGCCAAGGCGGCGATCTTCGCCGTCGAGCGCTACTTCGAGGAGAAGGGCATCCGCCTGCCGATCATGATCTCGGGCACCATCACCGACGCTTCCGGGCGCACCCTCTCCGGGCAGGTCACCGAGGCCTTCTACAACAGCCTGCGCCATGCCCGGCCGATCTCCATGGGCCTGAACTGTGCCCTGGGGCCGGACCTGCTGCGTCAGTACGTTGAGGAACTCTCGAGGGTGTCCGAGACGTATGTCTCGGCGCACCCCAATGCCGGTCTGCCCAACGAGTTCGGCGAGTACGACCTGGGCCCCGAGGCGATGGCCGCCGAGGTGGCCGAGTGGGCGGCATCGGGTTTTCTCAACATCGTCGGTGGCTGCTGTGGCTCCACGCCCGAGCACATCGCTGCCATCGCCGCGGCGGTGGCCGACAAGGCGCCGCGTGCCTTGCCCGCGATCGAGCCGGCCTGCCGCCTGTCGGGGCTGGAGCCGTTCAACATCACCGAGGACTCGCTCTTCGTGAACGTCGGCGAGCGCGCCAATGTGACCGGTTCCGCGAAGTTCAAGCGTCTGATCCTCAACGAGGAATACGAAGAGGCGCTGGACGTGTGCCGTGCCCAGGTCGAGGATGGCGCACAGATTGTCGACGTCAACATGGACGAGGGCATGCTCGATGGCAAGGCGGCGATGGTGCGCTTCCTCAACCTGATGGCCGCCGAGCCGGACATCGCGCGCGTGCCGGTGATGATCGACTCGTCCAAGTGGGAGATCCTCGAGGCCGGCCTGCAATGCGTGCAGGGCAAGCCCATCGTCAATTCCATCTCCATGAAGGAGGGCGAGGACAAGTTCCGCGAGCAGGCGCGGCTGTGCCGGCGCTATGGCGCGGCGGTGATCGTCATGGCCTTCGACGAGCAGGGTCAGGCCGACACCTTCGAGCGCAAGATCGAGATCTGCGAACGTGCCTACCGCATCCTGGTCGATGAGCTCGATTTTCCCGCCGAGGACATCATCTTCGACCCCAACATCTTTGCCGTGGCCACCGGCATCGAGGAACACAACAATTACGCGGTGGACTTCATCGAGGCCACGCGCTGGATCAAGCAGCACCTGCCGCATGCGCTGGTCTCCGGCGGCGTGTCCAACGTGTCCTTCTCCTTCCGCGGCAACAACCCGGTGCGCGAGGCCATCCACGCGGTGTTCCTGTATCACGCCATCCAGGCCGGCATGGACATGGGTATCGTCAATGCCGGCCAGCTCGCGGTCTACGACGAGCTGCCCGAGGAGCTGCGTAACGCGGTCGAGGATGTGATCCTCAACCGTGATCCCGAGGCCGGCGACCGCCTGGTCGACCTGGCCCCGAAGTACGCCGGCGACGGCAGCACCGCCGAGAAGAAGGACGACCTCGAATGGCGCGGCTGGGACGTGGTGGAGAAGCGGCTCGAATACGCGCTGGTCAAGGGCATCACCGAGTACATCGACGAGGACACAGAAGAAGCGCGGCAGAAGCTGGGGCGTCCCCTGGATGTCATCGAGGGGCCGCTGATGGCCGGCATGAACGTGGTCGGCGACCTGTTCGGGCAGGGCAAGATGTTCCTGCCACAGGTGGTCAAGAGCGCGCGGGTGATGAAGAAGGCGGTGGCCTATCTCGAACCCTTCCTCGAGGCCGAGAAGGCCGAGTGCGGTGCCGAGGCCGCAGGCAAGGTGCTGATGGCCACGGTCAAGGGCGATGTGCACGACATCGGCAAGAACATCGTCGGCGTGGTGCTCCAGTGCAACAGCTACGAGGTGATCGACCTGGGTGTGATGGTGCCGGCCGACAGGATACTGCAGACCGCGAAGGACGAGGGTGCCGACATCATCGGCCTGTCCGGCCTGATCACTCCCTCGCTGGACGAGATGGTGCACGTGGCGAAGGAGATGAAGCGCCAGGGCTTCACCATCCCGCTGATGATCGGCGGGGCCACCACCTCCAAGGCGCACACCGCGGTCAAGATCGAGCCCGAGTACGAGCACGGCGTGGTCTATGTGCCCGATGCCTCGCGCGCGGTGGGCGTGGCCTCGGCGTTGCTCTCGGACGACCAGAAGCCCGCTTTCCTCGCCGCGCTCAAGGAGGAGTATGAGCAGGTGCGCCAGGCGCGTGCCGGCAAGCAGAAGCGCCAGGACCTTGTGACCCTGGAGGAGGCACGGGCCAACCGCACGCCCATCGACTGGTCGCAGGCGCCCATCGTGCCGCCACGCCATCCCGGCATCACGGTGCTCGACGACATCGACCTGCACGAGATCGTGCCCTATATCGACTGGACCTTCTTCTTCCATGCCTGGCAGCTGCGCGGGCGTTTTCCGAAGATCCTCGACGACCCCGAGAAGGGTGAGGAGGCGCGCAAGCTGTATGCCGACGCCCAGGCCATGCTCGAGCGCATCCTCGACGAGGGCTGGCTGAAGGCATGCGCGGTGGTCGGCCTGTTCCCGGCCAATGCGGTGGGCGACGACATCGAGATCTATACCGACGAGACGCGCAGCCAGGTGCGCACGGTACTGCACAATCTGCGCAAGCAGGGCCGCCAGCCCGAGGGCAAGTACAACGAATCGCTGGCCGACTACATCGCGCCGAAGGAGACTGGTATCGCCGACTGGATCGGCGGTTTCGCCGCCACCGCCGGCATCGGCATCGATGACAAGCTGGCCGAGTTCGAGGCCGATCACGACGACTATCAGGCGATCATGCTCAAGGCGCTGGCCGACCGTCTGGCCGAGGCGCTCACCGAGTGGCTGCATCGCAAGGTGCGTATCGAGCTGTGGGGTTATGCCGCAGACGAGAATCTGGACAACGACGACCTGATCGCCGAGCGCTACCAGGGCATCCGTCCGGCCATGGGCTATCCCGCCTCGCCGGATCACACCGAGAAGGACCTGCTGTGGGAGCTGCTGGACGCCCAGGCCAACACCGGCATCTGGCTCACCGAGAGCAAGGCCATGGTCCCCACCGCCGCACTTTCCGGCCTGTACTTTGCGCACCCCGAGGCGCGCTACTTCGCAGTCGGCAAGATTGCCCGCGATCAGATCGAGGACTATGCCCGGCGCAAGGGCATGCCGGTGAAAGAAATCGAAAAATGGCCGGGGCAGAACCTGGCCTATGACAACTGA